One Deltaproteobacteria bacterium DNA window includes the following coding sequences:
- a CDS encoding YlxR family protein translates to MCVICRQRFSKSELTRYVRIMNGSDKLVPDLTGRAPGRGFYLCANEACKVKMAAFGAARKKRRG, encoded by the coding sequence ATGTGCGTCATCTGCCGACAGCGGTTTTCAAAGTCGGAGCTGACCCGGTATGTTCGGATCATGAACGGAAGCGACAAACTGGTTCCAGACCTCACAGGACGCGCACCGGGCAGGGGATTCTACCTCTGCGCGAACGAGGCGTGCAAGGTCAAGATGGCCGCCTTCGGGGCGGCTCGAAAGAAACGTAGGGGGTAG
- a CDS encoding bifunctional oligoribonuclease/PAP phosphatase NrnA: protein MDRNLNDLIRILNDKDEFLVTAHENPDGDAVGSMAAMGGILDAMGKRYVVFNGSGMPERLAWMKMPSPLQDDLGTFQPQCMLVLDCGARDRAGKIVEALMEHVVTVNIDHHLGNSMFGHVNWVEPTMSSVGEMIGTLALALDVPLSGGIGQGIFLAMVSDTGSFSYGNTRPETLDMASAILRLGLDLNWFTGQMERQSSLAKIRLQGEVLRRAELLCGGRVAMIAVSLNDFATTGARAEDCEGLVNQVRSIRGVDVAVSLREDEPRKVKFSLRSWGEVDVRRVAEAFGGGGHRNASGGAIQAPLAQARDAMVRTLDKTLAN, encoded by the coding sequence ATGGACAGGAATTTGAACGACCTGATCCGCATTCTGAACGATAAAGACGAATTCCTGGTCACAGCCCACGAGAATCCGGACGGCGACGCCGTCGGATCCATGGCCGCCATGGGCGGGATCCTGGACGCCATGGGTAAGCGATACGTCGTGTTCAACGGTTCCGGCATGCCCGAGCGTCTAGCCTGGATGAAAATGCCTTCCCCGCTTCAGGACGACCTGGGGACCTTTCAGCCCCAGTGCATGCTGGTTCTGGATTGCGGGGCCCGCGACCGGGCCGGCAAGATCGTTGAGGCCCTCATGGAACATGTCGTCACTGTGAACATCGACCACCATCTCGGCAACTCCATGTTCGGCCATGTCAATTGGGTGGAGCCAACCATGTCCTCGGTGGGCGAGATGATTGGCACCCTGGCCCTGGCCCTGGACGTCCCTCTGTCCGGCGGCATAGGTCAGGGAATATTCCTGGCCATGGTCAGCGACACCGGTTCCTTCAGCTACGGCAATACACGCCCCGAGACACTGGACATGGCTTCGGCGATTCTTCGCCTGGGGCTGGACCTGAACTGGTTTACGGGGCAGATGGAACGTCAGTCCTCTCTGGCCAAGATCCGACTTCAGGGCGAGGTCCTTCGCCGGGCCGAGCTTCTCTGCGGCGGCCGTGTGGCTATGATCGCGGTCTCCCTGAACGACTTCGCCACCACCGGAGCCAGAGCCGAAGACTGCGAAGGGCTGGTCAACCAAGTTCGGTCCATCCGCGGCGTCGATGTGGCTGTCAGCCTGCGAGAGGACGAGCCCCGCAAGGTCAAGTTCAGCCTCCGCTCCTGGGGTGAGGTCGATGTCCGAAGAGTGGCCGAGGCCTTCGGGGGCGGCGGACACCGCAACGCCTCCGGTGGAGCCATCCAGGCTCCCTTGGCTCAAGCCAGGGACGCCATGGTCAGAACCCTGGACAAGACCCTGGCGAACTGA
- the rpsB gene encoding 30S ribosomal protein S2 gives MGYVTMKEMLETGVHFGHQTRRWNPKMRPYIFGARKGIHIIDLQQTVKLFQDAYDFVADTVAEGEQVIFVGTKRQAQDVVRAEAERAGMFFVTNRWLGGTLTNFQTISRSVDRLKKLETMFEDGSTERFVKKEVLGMSREVSKLNDVLGGIKDMEKMPGAVFIIDPNREEIAVKECRKLGIPIVAVVDTNCDPDVIDYIIPGNDDAIRAIKLFAGAIADACLEGQGRRKESAASKKSEPVSEKTVSANVDTDDDNEEDDRK, from the coding sequence ATGGGCTATGTCACTATGAAGGAGATGCTGGAGACCGGAGTCCACTTCGGCCACCAGACTCGGAGGTGGAATCCCAAGATGCGTCCTTATATTTTCGGTGCGCGCAAGGGGATTCACATCATCGATTTGCAGCAGACCGTCAAGCTTTTTCAGGATGCCTATGATTTCGTGGCCGACACCGTGGCCGAGGGAGAGCAGGTCATCTTCGTCGGCACCAAGCGCCAAGCCCAGGACGTGGTCCGTGCCGAGGCCGAGCGGGCCGGCATGTTTTTTGTTACCAACAGGTGGTTGGGCGGGACATTGACGAATTTTCAGACAATCAGCCGGAGTGTCGATCGTCTCAAGAAGCTCGAAACCATGTTCGAGGATGGAAGCACCGAACGCTTCGTGAAGAAGGAGGTGCTGGGGATGAGTCGGGAGGTTTCCAAGCTGAACGACGTGCTTGGCGGTATCAAGGACATGGAGAAGATGCCCGGCGCCGTCTTTATCATTGATCCTAACCGGGAGGAGATCGCAGTCAAGGAATGCCGCAAGCTTGGGATACCGATCGTGGCCGTGGTCGACACCAATTGCGATCCCGATGTGATCGATTACATCATTCCTGGAAATGACGATGCGATTCGGGCCATCAAGCTTTTTGCCGGGGCCATTGCCGATGCGTGCCTTGAGGGGCAGGGCAGGAGGAAGGAATCGGCCGCGTCGAAAAAGTCCGAACCCGTTTCCGAGAAGACGGTATCAGCCAATGTCGATACCGACGATGATAATGAGGAGGATGATCGTAAATGA
- the tsf gene encoding translation elongation factor Ts: MSISAQMVKALRDKTGAGMMDCKKALVECNGDDERAVAWLREKGLAKAQKKAGRATSEGWIGSYIHSNGKIGVMVELKCETDFVAKNELFLATAKDIAMQIAAASPLCVSSDEIPEKVLAQEKEIYMAQALDEGKPANIAEKIVEGRLKKFCKEVCLLDQAFIKDDSKTIQDLVNDLVATLGENIQIGRFHRMVLGAE; this comes from the coding sequence ATGAGCATTTCAGCACAGATGGTCAAGGCCCTTCGCGACAAGACTGGGGCGGGAATGATGGATTGTAAGAAGGCCTTGGTGGAGTGCAACGGGGACGATGAGCGCGCCGTGGCGTGGCTTCGCGAAAAAGGGCTGGCCAAGGCCCAGAAAAAAGCCGGTCGAGCGACATCGGAAGGCTGGATTGGTTCGTACATTCACTCCAACGGCAAGATCGGAGTCATGGTCGAGCTGAAGTGTGAGACGGATTTCGTGGCCAAGAACGAGCTGTTTCTGGCTACCGCCAAAGACATTGCCATGCAGATCGCGGCGGCTTCTCCGCTTTGCGTAAGTTCCGACGAGATTCCTGAAAAGGTTCTGGCCCAGGAAAAAGAGATCTATATGGCCCAGGCTCTGGACGAAGGGAAGCCGGCAAACATCGCCGAGAAGATCGTCGAAGGTCGGCTGAAGAAATTCTGCAAGGAAGTCTGTCTTCTGGACCAGGCCTTTATCAAGGATGATTCTAAGACCATTCAAGACCTGGTCAACGACTTGGTGGCCACCCTGGGTGAGAACATCCAAATCGGACGGTTTCATCGTATGGTTCTGGGGGCTGAGTAG
- a CDS encoding 30S ribosomal protein S15 — protein MVMTPEEKNKIIEEFRHKEGDTGSPEVQVALLTSRITYLTEHFKVHKKDFHSRNGLLKLVGKRRKLLKYLKDKDIQRYRELIARLGIRK, from the coding sequence GTGGTCATGACACCAGAGGAAAAGAACAAGATCATCGAGGAATTTCGGCACAAGGAAGGCGACACGGGATCGCCGGAGGTCCAGGTGGCCCTTCTGACCTCCCGCATCACCTACCTGACCGAGCACTTCAAGGTCCACAAAAAGGACTTCCATTCCCGCAATGGTCTCCTCAAGCTCGTCGGCAAGAGAAGAAAGCTCCTCAAGTATCTCAAGGACAAGGATATCCAGAGATACAGGGAACTGATCGCCAGACTCGGCATACGCAAATAA
- a CDS encoding translation initiation factor IF-2, which produces MGAKIRVRDLSLKLGISNRELIGLLRELNVSVKSHMSGLTDAEAQAAEEKFKNRAEKPRVEERKVRPGVIVRHRSRRDARPEKNQDEVQDARTEARPEEDLPVEAAPAAEPARIRHQGARIVVPVASREEKPPAETSPKPEGTAIPDVFVPQVEETAAEAVEHPEVATPDKDVQAQEPPTAPVDGGEPAKTKKKVKKKKDRPAPQVRIISIPDPVEVAPAAKIDEAEADPKVQRGERDAAAKKRKVRKGKRIVDTSKMYHDHRENAIPTLTGQKGIRLGKKGKAGQDQRDAKSKITTQPIKASKRKIRIDEVIRLADLAQQMGIKAQDLIKTLLGMGTMATINQSIDMETAALLASEYGYEVENVGFSEDDYLLPKEEDKTEDLRPRPPVVTIMGHVDHGKTSLLDAIRTSRVTDSEAGGITQHIGAYHVRTKRGEIVFLDTPGHEAFTAMRARGAQVTDLVILVVAADDGVMEQTREAINHSKAAKVPIVVAVNKIDKEGANPERVMRELADHGLVPEAWGGDTIFCEVSAKKLVGIDELLELVLLQAEVLELRANPNKPGRGHIVEARLDKGRGPVATVLIKEGTISQGDPFACGLFSGKVRALFNDQGRKINSAGPSIPVEIQGFEGVPEAGDEFAVLIDERMARKIAESRQSKQREKDLFKESKITLEKFLATKADEEVKNLNLVVKADVQGSLEAVVESLHKLSTDEIKVQVIHGGAGAITESDIMLASASSAIILGFNIRPTAKIKEIADQEKIEIRFYDIIYKLVGEIKDAMSGMLSPEIKEVYLGQAEVRQTFSVPKAGTVAGCAVVDGKLQRNARIRLLRDGVVIYTGKLSSLKRFKDDVKEVTKGFECGCGLENYNDIKVGDIIEAFDQVEEKRTLD; this is translated from the coding sequence ATGGGTGCGAAAATTCGGGTCAGGGATCTTTCCCTGAAGCTGGGCATATCGAACAGGGAACTCATCGGCCTGCTTCGGGAACTCAATGTGAGCGTCAAGAGCCACATGAGCGGACTGACCGATGCCGAGGCCCAAGCGGCAGAGGAAAAATTCAAGAATCGGGCCGAAAAACCCCGGGTCGAGGAACGTAAGGTCCGCCCAGGGGTCATTGTCCGCCATCGCTCTCGCCGGGACGCACGGCCGGAAAAGAATCAGGACGAGGTCCAGGACGCCCGGACCGAGGCTCGCCCGGAGGAAGATCTGCCCGTCGAAGCGGCTCCTGCCGCCGAACCGGCCCGGATCCGCCACCAAGGGGCCCGAATCGTCGTTCCCGTGGCCAGCCGGGAGGAGAAGCCTCCTGCCGAGACCTCCCCCAAGCCGGAGGGCACCGCCATCCCCGATGTGTTTGTGCCTCAGGTGGAAGAAACCGCCGCCGAAGCGGTCGAACATCCGGAAGTTGCGACGCCAGACAAAGACGTCCAGGCCCAGGAGCCGCCAACTGCCCCCGTCGATGGCGGGGAGCCCGCCAAGACCAAGAAAAAGGTCAAAAAGAAAAAGGACCGGCCCGCTCCACAGGTCCGCATCATTTCCATCCCCGATCCCGTCGAGGTCGCCCCCGCGGCAAAGATTGACGAGGCCGAAGCCGATCCTAAGGTGCAACGAGGAGAGCGTGACGCCGCTGCCAAAAAACGCAAGGTCCGTAAAGGCAAACGTATAGTCGACACGTCCAAAATGTACCATGACCATCGTGAAAACGCCATTCCGACCTTAACTGGCCAGAAAGGGATTCGGCTCGGCAAAAAGGGCAAGGCCGGCCAAGACCAGCGGGATGCCAAATCCAAGATCACAACCCAACCCATCAAGGCATCCAAAAGAAAAATCCGGATCGACGAGGTCATTAGGCTGGCAGATCTAGCCCAGCAAATGGGCATCAAGGCCCAGGATCTCATCAAGACCCTGCTGGGCATGGGCACCATGGCCACCATCAACCAGTCCATCGACATGGAAACCGCGGCCCTTCTCGCCTCCGAGTACGGCTACGAAGTCGAGAACGTCGGTTTTTCCGAAGACGACTACCTCCTGCCCAAGGAGGAGGACAAGACAGAGGACCTGAGGCCCAGGCCCCCGGTGGTTACCATCATGGGCCATGTAGACCACGGCAAGACCTCCCTCCTCGACGCCATCCGTACCTCCAGGGTCACGGACAGCGAGGCCGGTGGCATCACCCAGCACATTGGGGCCTACCACGTCCGGACCAAACGAGGAGAAATCGTTTTTCTTGACACTCCAGGCCACGAGGCCTTCACCGCCATGCGAGCCCGAGGAGCCCAGGTCACCGACCTAGTCATCCTCGTGGTTGCCGCCGACGATGGAGTCATGGAGCAGACCAGGGAGGCCATCAACCACTCCAAGGCCGCCAAGGTGCCCATCGTCGTGGCCGTGAACAAGATCGACAAGGAAGGGGCCAATCCTGAACGGGTCATGCGCGAACTGGCTGACCACGGGCTTGTCCCCGAGGCCTGGGGCGGCGACACGATTTTCTGTGAGGTTTCGGCCAAAAAACTGGTAGGCATCGACGAACTTCTGGAGCTTGTCTTGCTTCAAGCTGAAGTCCTTGAGCTTCGGGCCAACCCGAACAAGCCAGGCCGGGGGCACATCGTGGAAGCCCGCCTGGACAAGGGACGAGGCCCGGTGGCCACGGTTCTGATAAAGGAAGGAACCATCTCCCAGGGCGACCCCTTTGCCTGCGGGCTCTTCAGCGGCAAGGTCCGGGCCCTGTTCAACGACCAAGGACGCAAGATCAACTCGGCAGGGCCATCCATTCCCGTCGAGATCCAAGGCTTCGAGGGAGTACCCGAGGCCGGCGATGAATTCGCCGTCCTGATTGACGAACGTATGGCCCGCAAAATCGCCGAAAGCCGTCAAAGCAAGCAGCGGGAAAAGGATCTCTTCAAGGAAAGCAAGATAACCCTGGAAAAATTCCTGGCCACAAAGGCCGACGAGGAGGTCAAAAACCTGAACCTCGTGGTCAAGGCCGACGTCCAGGGTTCCCTGGAGGCCGTTGTCGAGTCCTTGCACAAGCTTTCCACGGACGAAATCAAGGTCCAGGTCATCCACGGCGGTGCCGGAGCCATCACCGAGTCTGACATCATGCTGGCATCGGCCTCCTCGGCCATCATCCTTGGCTTCAACATCAGGCCCACGGCCAAGATCAAGGAAATCGCCGATCAGGAAAAAATTGAAATCCGGTTCTACGATATCATCTACAAGCTGGTCGGAGAAATCAAGGATGCCATGTCCGGCATGCTCTCCCCGGAAATCAAAGAGGTCTACCTCGGCCAGGCCGAAGTGCGCCAGACCTTCAGCGTGCCCAAGGCCGGGACGGTGGCCGGGTGCGCCGTTGTTGACGGCAAGCTCCAGCGCAACGCCCGCATCAGACTTCTCCGCGACGGCGTGGTCATCTACACCGGAAAGCTCAGCTCCCTGAAACGCTTCAAGGACGACGTCAAGGAAGTCACCAAGGGCTTCGAGTGCGGATGCGGCCTCGAGAACTACAACGACATCAAGGTCGGGGACATCATCGAGGCCTTTGATCAGGTCGAGGAAAAACGAACGCTGGATTAA
- the truB gene encoding tRNA pseudouridine(55) synthase TruB: MSGSRRWEPQLDGLLVLNKPSGPTSTDCLNTLKRRFGQKKIGHAGTLDPLAAGVLLVLFGQATKMASYLTEEKKTYAGVMVLGLETDSYDIQGRVLEERPWQDVHEDMVHSEIRAWQDLEDQEVPPVSAAKYKGRPLYALQRAGLDVPVKIKRIRIHQAEVIGVDLPRVRFRVTCSQGTYVRSLVHSLGKRLGVGAVLTELVREACHPYGLAQARSLDEVLEHDKDALGSLLIPLSEVLPHWKTTRLDQAQTLAIRQGVRLPADSEGIKANEPGERRLFHASDGSPIAMVEAVLQENRTRWSILRGLWSDEEPAQKTE; encoded by the coding sequence ATGTCTGGAAGTCGCAGGTGGGAGCCCCAACTTGACGGTCTGCTGGTCCTGAACAAGCCGAGCGGCCCGACCTCGACGGACTGTCTGAACACTCTGAAACGTCGGTTCGGGCAGAAGAAAATCGGCCACGCCGGCACGTTGGATCCCCTGGCCGCGGGTGTGCTCCTCGTTCTGTTTGGACAGGCCACCAAAATGGCTTCCTACCTGACCGAGGAAAAGAAGACCTATGCCGGCGTCATGGTCCTTGGCCTTGAAACCGACTCATACGACATCCAGGGTCGGGTTCTCGAGGAGAGACCGTGGCAGGACGTTCATGAGGACATGGTACATTCCGAAATCCGGGCTTGGCAGGACCTTGAGGACCAGGAAGTGCCTCCGGTGTCCGCGGCCAAATACAAGGGTCGACCATTGTATGCTCTGCAACGGGCCGGCCTGGACGTCCCGGTCAAAATCAAAAGGATTCGGATCCATCAGGCGGAGGTCATCGGGGTCGACCTCCCCCGGGTCCGGTTCCGGGTCACCTGCTCCCAGGGCACATATGTGCGCTCCCTGGTCCACAGCTTGGGGAAGCGACTTGGTGTCGGGGCAGTGTTGACGGAACTCGTTCGCGAGGCTTGCCATCCGTATGGATTGGCTCAGGCCAGGTCCCTGGATGAAGTGCTCGAGCATGACAAAGACGCGTTGGGTTCCCTGCTGATCCCTCTGTCTGAGGTTCTTCCTCACTGGAAGACTACCCGGCTCGACCAGGCACAGACGCTGGCCATCCGCCAAGGGGTCCGGCTTCCGGCTGACAGTGAGGGCATCAAGGCCAATGAACCCGGTGAGCGGAGGCTGTTTCATGCTTCGGACGGCTCACCCATCGCCATGGTCGAGGCCGTTTTGCAAGAAAACCGGACCCGCTGGTCCATTCTTCGCGGACTGTGGTCGGACGAAGAACCGGCCCAAAAAACTGAATAG
- the nusA gene encoding transcription termination factor NusA gives MNIELKKAIDQISKDRGIDRDLLVDTLEQAIRASVAKKYGDDLDIEVSFNEETGNIDVYQFKIVVEELADPNTEIVLAEAREHDPNVEIDDEMGFKMVVSDLGRIAAQAAKQVIIQRMRDAEQEIIYEEYKDRVGEIVSGIIQRRDRSGWIINLGRTEALLPREQQIPKERFRQGDRVQAYVIEVRKEGRGPQIIVSRSHTDYMSALFRREVPEVADHTVRIMGVARDPGLRAKVAVLSTDSDVDPVGACVGVKGSRIQNIVQEFRGERIDIVLWHPEIATYAVNALSPARISKIMVDDDNKSLEVVVPDDQLTPAIGRKGQNVKLASRLLGWHIDVFTETKFGTLHPGSQGLEQVASVADLPVDNFLQAGITRIEDLAALSDDELLQQIAGLNETNLVGIKAALNLLLKAPAEPKDGDFEEDGQEDQGAPKPDREDDGPEKTDEEPTGPDK, from the coding sequence ATGAACATTGAGCTGAAAAAAGCCATCGACCAAATTAGCAAGGACCGCGGCATTGACCGCGATCTTCTCGTGGACACCCTAGAACAGGCCATCAGAGCCTCGGTGGCCAAAAAATACGGAGACGACCTCGACATTGAGGTCAGCTTCAACGAGGAAACCGGGAACATCGACGTCTACCAGTTCAAGATTGTCGTCGAGGAGCTAGCCGATCCCAACACCGAGATCGTCCTGGCCGAAGCCCGCGAGCATGATCCCAACGTCGAGATCGACGACGAGATGGGCTTCAAAATGGTCGTCTCTGACCTCGGCCGCATCGCTGCCCAGGCGGCAAAGCAGGTCATTATCCAGCGGATGCGGGATGCCGAACAGGAAATCATCTACGAGGAATACAAGGACCGTGTCGGAGAAATCGTGAGCGGGATTATCCAACGACGTGACCGGTCCGGATGGATCATCAACCTTGGCCGGACCGAGGCCCTCCTTCCCAGGGAACAGCAAATACCCAAGGAACGGTTTCGCCAGGGTGACCGGGTCCAGGCCTATGTCATCGAGGTTCGCAAGGAGGGCCGAGGCCCGCAGATCATCGTCTCCAGGTCCCACACCGACTACATGTCCGCCCTGTTCCGCCGTGAAGTACCCGAGGTAGCCGACCACACAGTCAGGATCATGGGCGTTGCCAGGGATCCCGGCCTACGGGCCAAGGTCGCCGTGCTCTCGACCGATTCCGACGTCGATCCGGTCGGGGCCTGCGTCGGGGTCAAGGGATCCAGGATTCAGAACATCGTCCAGGAATTCCGCGGGGAACGCATCGACATCGTCCTCTGGCACCCGGAGATCGCCACCTATGCGGTCAACGCTCTCTCTCCGGCCCGAATATCCAAGATCATGGTCGATGACGACAATAAGTCTCTGGAGGTCGTGGTGCCCGACGACCAGCTCACGCCCGCCATCGGCCGCAAAGGACAGAACGTGAAGCTCGCCTCCCGGCTTTTGGGGTGGCACATTGATGTCTTCACCGAAACGAAGTTCGGGACCCTGCATCCCGGCTCGCAAGGCCTGGAACAGGTCGCCAGCGTCGCCGATCTACCCGTGGACAACTTCCTTCAGGCTGGCATCACCAGGATCGAAGACCTGGCGGCACTCAGCGACGACGAACTGCTCCAGCAGATCGCGGGCCTGAACGAGACCAATCTGGTCGGAATCAAGGCTGCCCTGAACCTCCTGCTCAAGGCCCCGGCAGAGCCCAAGGATGGAGACTTCGAAGAAGACGGACAGGAAGACCAAGGAGCTCCAAAACCGGACCGAGAGGATGATGGCCCGGAAAAGACCGACGAGGAGCCGACAGGCCCTGATAAGTGA
- a CDS encoding ribosome maturation factor RimP, which yields MSDQTYTAPDRVQALIAPICIDLGLDLWGVECHTAPGRTGVLRIYVDEPGGVSVERCAELSRKIGLLLDVEDVMPGRYRLEVSSPGMERRFFEPGQLAGYVGETVLVRLQIPRQGAKTFRGALDAVLDDGIFRIKAEQGTETFAWNEIKSVNLVVDDPFHRERTSTSPNNDGDFADRSSAKRSEKP from the coding sequence ATGTCCGACCAAACGTATACAGCCCCCGACCGCGTACAGGCCCTGATCGCCCCCATATGCATCGACCTCGGCCTCGACCTCTGGGGCGTCGAGTGTCATACAGCCCCGGGGCGGACCGGAGTCCTCAGGATCTATGTGGACGAGCCCGGAGGAGTGAGCGTGGAGCGGTGTGCCGAATTGAGCCGTAAGATCGGGTTGCTCCTCGACGTTGAGGACGTCATGCCCGGACGGTATAGATTGGAGGTTTCATCGCCGGGAATGGAACGACGATTTTTCGAGCCTGGACAGTTGGCCGGCTACGTGGGCGAAACGGTTCTCGTCCGCCTGCAGATCCCCCGCCAAGGGGCCAAGACCTTCCGGGGGGCCCTTGATGCCGTTCTCGACGATGGAATCTTTCGCATCAAAGCCGAACAGGGGACCGAAACGTTTGCATGGAACGAAATCAAGAGCGTCAACTTGGTCGTCGATGATCCTTTCCACCGCGAGCGTACGTCGACCAGTCCGAATAACGACGGTGACTTTGCCGACCGTTCGTCGGCAAAGCGATCGGAGAAACCATGA
- a CDS encoding UMP kinase, which translates to MSQLQYSRILLKLSGEALAGERGFGIDPETIRSVSEELVEVANLGVQMSIVIGGGNIFRGVSASSQGMDRASADYMGMLATVMNALAVQDHMEKMGVPTRVMTAISMQEVAEPYIRRRAVRHLEKGRVVICAAGTGIPYFTTDTAAVIRALELKATAILKATRVDGVYDKDPEKYADAVRYDRLTHIEVLQQRLRVMDSAAISLCMDNDLPIVVFNLFRKGNIRRVVMGDSVGTTVKGE; encoded by the coding sequence ATGTCACAATTGCAGTACTCTAGGATTCTTCTTAAGCTGAGCGGGGAAGCCCTGGCCGGGGAACGCGGATTTGGCATCGATCCAGAAACCATCCGATCCGTGAGTGAGGAATTGGTCGAGGTGGCCAACCTTGGCGTTCAGATGAGCATCGTCATCGGGGGTGGCAATATTTTTCGGGGGGTGTCGGCCTCCTCTCAGGGCATGGATCGGGCCTCGGCCGACTACATGGGCATGCTGGCCACGGTCATGAATGCCTTGGCGGTCCAGGACCACATGGAGAAAATGGGTGTACCGACCCGAGTGATGACGGCCATCAGCATGCAGGAGGTGGCCGAACCCTATATCCGGCGCCGTGCCGTTCGGCATCTGGAAAAGGGACGGGTGGTCATCTGCGCCGCTGGGACCGGGATTCCGTATTTCACCACTGATACGGCCGCGGTGATCCGGGCCTTGGAGCTCAAGGCCACGGCCATCCTTAAGGCCACCAGGGTTGACGGGGTCTATGACAAGGATCCTGAAAAGTATGCCGACGCGGTCCGGTACGATCGTTTGACCCACATAGAGGTCCTGCAGCAAAGACTTCGGGTCATGGATTCGGCGGCCATCTCCCTGTGCATGGACAACGACCTGCCCATTGTCGTGTTCAACCTTTTCCGCAAGGGGAACATCAGGAGGGTCGTCATGGGCGACAGTGTCGGGACGACTGTAAAAGGAGAGTAG
- the rbfA gene encoding 30S ribosome-binding factor RbfA codes for MHRAQGRRASRMADQVMQEIARILVEEIEDPRLAFVTVTGVRMNKDFSIAEVLFTHFQGEEKAAEIIEAFGGAQGFLRSRLGSCLRLRTVPELRFAWDTFLKEMIYGQEFERPDPHSER; via the coding sequence ATGCACAGAGCGCAGGGGCGGCGAGCGTCCCGGATGGCCGATCAGGTCATGCAGGAAATTGCCAGGATACTGGTCGAAGAAATCGAGGACCCTCGTCTGGCCTTCGTGACCGTGACCGGCGTCCGCATGAACAAGGACTTCTCCATAGCCGAGGTTCTGTTCACACATTTCCAAGGCGAGGAAAAGGCCGCGGAAATCATCGAGGCCTTCGGCGGAGCCCAGGGTTTTCTCCGGTCGCGCCTTGGATCCTGTCTCCGGCTGCGGACCGTTCCCGAGCTTCGGTTCGCCTGGGACACATTTCTCAAAGAGATGATATATGGACAGGAATTTGAACGACCTGATCCGCATTCTGAACGATAA
- a CDS encoding DUF503 domain-containing protein: MLIGALTLKFRLHDIRSLKDKRNIANSLKAKLRNSFNVSVAEVGDSDDCDALLLAVVHVSNSKQRVEAQLNKALAMVEAVSSEELTDVSVEVFGA, encoded by the coding sequence ATGCTCATCGGCGCCCTGACGCTAAAATTCAGGCTGCACGACATCCGGTCTCTCAAGGACAAGCGGAACATCGCCAACAGTCTGAAGGCCAAGCTCAGAAACTCCTTCAATGTTTCCGTGGCCGAAGTCGGGGACAGTGACGACTGCGACGCCTTGCTTCTGGCCGTGGTCCATGTCTCCAACTCCAAACAGAGGGTCGAGGCCCAGCTCAACAAGGCCCTGGCCATGGTTGAGGCCGTCAGTTCAGAAGAGCTGACCGATGTTTCCGTCGAGGTCTTCGGGGCCTAA